A single window of Drosophila suzukii chromosome 3, CBGP_Dsuzu_IsoJpt1.0, whole genome shotgun sequence DNA harbors:
- the Mekk1 gene encoding mitogen-activated protein kinase kinase kinase 4 isoform X1 gives MSNRRKVRTIDYLALQQSLRLQKTPATTSSVDKEAGQGEGEEMNGNGICTAPAEAPPPPPPIPPIRLRREQSIDEDVARVEYRVKPSRAQPVAGVRIGALEEDMPPDDELAAHYEAFGTTPPRTRLKIKNRDWERKQKVVNVTASADLPASVGGTPKKGMTRMARSRVLRRNTMDCALLNEMFVNEENKRTDKRLQSLLRDSEREMKNSLATTAVAPPRGNSFHEAAHPLESLDQIMPLSSEAMAPLPMRIASKVVESCNRYRCVSSRPIGYRSSAPPLAFAAQLPAGMLRSDGRATPGLGKRKDFHETFANLIKLGSVDRQDAKLSQEEHTWQTELKDLIWLELQAWQADRTVEQQDKYLFEARQGVSELLTHIINYKFQPRYRREPSLISLDSGIHSDSNSNASSPLPSKMCQGCMSLYCKDCMDHQELALREVEGMLTRLEAAEALYPSSQAMGALHPIYKSQSFVGRIKSMCLWYNITKQNKLKLSILGKILARLQDEKFSWPVCTSSYIATDSGSSSASGVENDDSAVNSMDSSKPPSVAGSASRKGCRNGSVTPCHKVQFMLNDTTHVPGETSSSNESASTEISQLSSECSHGHMRKGSMHDINIFSVEPLGTCSNNGTGEQSTGLYRKFIENVLKSRGLAKSLAFLHKLHNVALYKAHIALEKPGVGDLDYDLDAESIEEDVPRLDPQISREQVVELRTYGYWSEEAQSINLPSYIPTFVFLSGIPLQFMHEFLRMRLETRPVRPNPLSLEQLMKELREGLTLALTHRERYQRHITTALVENETEMGSYISILNHYDATVRKTFELYLEYIDQLVLVAVPEGNQKSVLEKEWMFTKLISPMIKGMHTLASQKFCGIISKLLRNISERLVKRTVELDQQIEGTSENEDNEEVKWKLLTICRETQSLLTVERERSIKVLFFAKTFCRDVETTDFHREHYEHDVANQQHDFICSDVKAAFKLLQQDVLQVRNKLTAIIEGVQKRCCLSNMRDLDEQDKQAVLSRTREILHQGYKFGFEYHKDVIRLFEQKIMDQKDSGAHTVDLALGIIAYAKMWMHFVMERCERGRGMRPRWASQGLEFLILACDPQITQHLDDDEFEALKQQMDRCISHVIGITSEPEKVAKKKASPRTRKTSSPATSRSRTPTRTPMSAGMVLNPNTPPLQSPPYNKLLHPQFSLKEDLLQQSGNTYSSVDSADYVDTPCQRSPNGELRLLVPQTPPTPASSGKGSIETTPLALRQERVRDAVNRLDMDLEDGLRERRLIGQVKSLNSSDKVHIRARSVHFRWHRGIKIGQGRFGKVYTAVNNNTGELMAMKEIAIQPGETRALKNVAEELKILEGIKHNNLVRYYGIEVHREELLIFMELCSEGTLESLVELTGNLPEALARRFTAQLLAGVSELHKHGIVHRDIKTANIFLVDGSNSLKLGDFGSAVKIQAHTTVPGELQGYVGTQAYMAPEVFTKTNSDGHGRAADIWSVGCVVVEMASGKRPWAQFDSNFQIMFKVGMGEKPQAPESLSQEGHDFIDHCLQHDPKRRLTAVELLEHNFCKYGRDECSSEQLQMQVRGSFRRNVAPSS, from the exons ATGTCAAACAGGCGAAAAGTGCGAACAATTGATTACCTGGCGCTGCAGCAGAGCTTGCGCTTGCAAAAGACACCGGCAACAACAAGTTCGGTGGACAAAGAGGCTGGgcagggggagggggaggagATGAATGGCAATGGGATTTGCACAGCTCCAGCTGAAGCTCCGCCCCCGCCACCCCCCATTCCGCCCATAAGATTGCGACGCGAGCAGAGCATCGACGAGGATGTTGCAAG AGTGGAGTACCGTGTAAAGCCTTCGCGGGCACAGCCGGTGGCTGGAGTTCGGATAGGAGCTCTCGAGGAGGACATGCCACCGGATGATGAGTTGGCCGCCCATTATGAGGCGTTCGGCACCACACCACCCCGCACCAGACTCAAAATCAAAAACCGCGATTGGGAACGCAAACAGAAGGTGGTCAATGTGACGGC TTCCGCAGATTTACCCGCCAGTGTGGGCGGCACCCCCAAAAAGGGTATGACCAGGATGGCTAGATCGCGTGTCCTGCGTCGCAACACCATGGACTGCGCCCTGCTGAACGAGATGTTCGTCAACGAGGAGAACAAGCGGACAGACAAGCGGCTGCAGTCGCTGCTCCGCGATTCGGAGCGTGAGATGAAGAACTCGCTGGCCACGACGGCGGTGGCTCCTCCCCGTGGCAATAGCTTCCACGAGGCTGCCCATCCACTGGAGTCCCTGGACCAGATCATGCCACTAAGCTCAGAGGCGATGGCTCCGCTTCCAATGCGGATTGCGTCCAAGGTGGTGGAGAGCTGCAATCGCTACCGTTGCGTTTCCTCACGTCCAATTGGCTACCGCTCCTCGGCGCCGCCGTTGGCTTTTGCCGCACAACTTCCGGCCGGGATGCTGAGGAGCGATGGAAGGGCCACGCCTGGATTGGGAAAACGTAAGGACTTCCACGAGACGTTCGCCAACCTGATTAAGCTGGGCAGCGTGGATCGGCAGGATGCCAAGCTGTCGCAGGAGGAGCACACCTGGCAGACGGAGCTGAAGGATCTCATTTGGCTGGAGCTGCAGGCCTGGCAAGCCGATAGAACGGTGGAGCAGCAGGACAAGTACCTCTTCGAAGCGCGTCAGGGCGTTTCCGAACTGCTGACCCACATCATCAATTACAAGTTCCAGCCGCGTTATCGCCGTGAGCCGAGTTTGATCAGCCTGGACAGCGGTATTCATTCCGACAGCAACTCCAATGCTAGTT CACCGCTGCCCAGCAAGATGTGCCAAGGCTGCATGTCCTTGTACTGCAAGGATTGCATGGATCATCAGGAGTTGGCCCTGCGAGAAGTTGAGGGCATGCTAACGCGACTGGAGGCCGCTGAGGCCCTTTACCCCTCTTCACAGGCCATGGGCGCCCTGCATCCCATTTACAAGTCACAGAGCTTTGTGGGCCGCATCAAGTCCATGTGCTTATGGTATAACATTACCAAGCAAAACAAGTTGAAGCTCAGTATTCTGGGAAAGATTTTGGCCAGGCTGCAGGATGAAAAGTTCTCTTGGCCCGTCTGCACTTCATCCTACATCGCTACCGACAGCGGAAGTTCATCTGCCTCGGGCGTGGAGAACGATGACTCCGCTGTAAATTCGATGGACTCATCCAAGCCGCCTAGTGTGGCAGGATCGGCTTCGCGCAAGGGTTGTCGCAACGGAAGTGTCACACCCTGCCACAAGGTGCAGTTCATGTTGAATGATACAACCCATGTGCCCGGCGAGACATCGAGCAGCAATGA ATCAGCCTCCACGGAGATAAGCCAGTTGTCCAGTGAGTGCTCACACGGTCACATGCGCAAGGGATCCATGCACGACATTAACATCTTTAGTGTGGAGCCGTTGGGTACTTGCAGCAATAATGGCACAGGAGAGCAGTCCACGGGGCTGTATCGCAAGTTCATCGAGAACGTGCTTAAAAGTCGGGGATTGGCCAAGTCCCTGGCCTTTCTCCACAAGCTGCACAACGTGGCGCTGTACAAGGCACACATTGCTCTGGAGAAACCTGGAGTCGGGGACCTTGATTACGATTTAGACGCAGAGTCCATTGAGGAGGACGTGCCCAGGTTAGATCCACAAATCAGCCGAGAACAGGTCGTGGAGCTGCGCACCTACGGCTACTGGAGCGAGGAGGCGCAATCGATTAATCTGCCCTCGTACATTCCCACCTTTGTATTCCTGAGCGGCATTCCGTTGCAGTTCATGCACGAGTTCCTGCGCATGCGTCTCGAAACGCGACCAGTGCGACCCAATCCCCTGAGTCTGGAGCAGCTGATGAAGGAACTTAGGGAGGGCTTGACCCTGGCCCTGACCCATCGGGAGCGATACCAGCGACACATTACCACGGCGCTGGTGGAGAACGAGACGGAAATGGGCAGCTACATTAGCATTCTGAACCACTACGATGCTACGGTGCGAAAGACTTTTGAGCTGTACCTGGAGTACATCGATCAACTGGTGCTCGTTGCCGTTCCGGAGGGAAACCAGAAGTCTGTGCTGGAGAAGGAGTGGATGTTCACCAAGCTCATCAGTCCCATGATCAAGGGCATGCACACGTTGGCCTCGCAGAAATTCTGTGGCATCATCAGCAAACTGTTGCGAAACATTTCGGAACGCCTGGTGAAACGCACCGTGGAGCTGGACCAACAGATCGAGGGTACTTCCGAGAACGAAGACAACGAGGAGGTCAAGTGGAAGCTGCTGACCATCTGCCGGGAGACGCAATCGCTGCTCACCGTCGAGCGGGAGCGCTCCATCAAGGTGCTCTTCTTTGCCAAGACCTTCTGTCGCGACGTGGAGACGACGGACTTCCATCGTGAGCATTACGAGCATGACGTGGCCAATCAGCAACACGATTTCATATGCTCGGACGTAAAGGCGGCGTTTAAGCTGCTGCAGCAGGACGTTCTGCAAGTGCGCAACAAGCTGACGGCGATTATCGAGGGTGTGCAAAAACGATGCTGCTTGAGCAACATGCGGGACTTAGACGAGCAGGACAAGCAGGCTGTACTATCGCGCACCCGTGAAATTCTCCATCAAGGCTACAAGTTTGGGTTCGAGTACCACAAGGATGTAATTAGGTTGTTCGAGCAAAAGATAATGGACCAAAAGGACAGCGGTGCTCATACGGTGGATCTGGCATTGGGCATCATCGCTTACGCTAAGATGTGGATGCATTTCGTAATGGAGCGCTGCGAACGTGGGCGAGGAATGCGCCCCCGCTGGGCGTCCCAGGGTCTGGAGTTCCTAATTCTTGCCTGTGATCCGCAAATCACCCAGCACTTGGACGATGACGAGTTCGAGGCGCTCAAGCAGCAGATGGATCGGTGTATTTCGCACGTAATTGGCATCACCTCGGAGCCCGAAAAGGTGGCCAAGAAGAAGGCATCGCCGCGCACTCGCAAGACCTCGTCGCCGGCCACCTCGCGCTCCCGGACACCCACTAGAACTCCCATGTCCGCTGGCATGGTGCTCAATCCGAATACGCCTCCACTGCAGTCACCACCGTATAACaaacttctgcatccgcaGTTCAGTTTAAAGGAGGATCTGTTGCAGCAGTCTGGAAACACGTATAGTTCCGTGGACAGTGCAGACTATGTGGACACTCCGTGCCAAAGGAGTCCCAATGGCGAGTTGCGCCTGCTGGTACCCCAGACGCCTCCAACGCCTGCCTCCTCTGGAAAGGGCAGCATAGAGACTACACCGTTGGCATTGCGCCAGGAAAGAGTTAGAGATGCCGTAAACCGTTTGGATATGGATCTAGAGGACGGGCTGCGTGAACGCAGGCTGATAGGCCAGGTGAAGTCCCTAAATTCCAGCGACAAAGTGCATATAAGAGCTCGTAGCGTCCACTTCCGCTGGCATCGCGGTATAAAGATCGGCCAGGGACGCTTCGGCAAGGTGTACACCGCGGTGAACAATAACACGGGAGAGCTGATGGCCATGAAGGAGATCGCTATTCAGCCGGGCGAGACGAGGGCGCTGAAGAACGTGGCCGAGGAGCTAAAGATCCTGGAGGGAATCAAACACAACAACCTGGTGCGCTACTACGGCATCGAGGTGCACCGCGAAGAGCTGCTCATCTTCATGGAACTGTGCTCTGAGGGTACCCTGGAATCGCTGGTGGAGCTGACTGGTAATCTGCCGGAGGCTCTTGCACGCCGCTTCACCGCCCAGCTGCTGGCCGGCGTGTCTGAGCTCCACAAGCACGGCATCGTGCACCGCGACATCAAGACTGCAAACATCTTCCTCGTCGACGGCAGCAATAGCCTGAAATTGGGCGACTTTGGATCAGCGGTCAAGATCCAGGCGCACACCACTGTACCCGGCGAGCTGCAGGGCTACGTGGGCACGCAGGCTTACATGGCACCGGAGGTGTTTACGAAGACCAACAGCGATGGCCATGGCAGGGCCGCCGATATCTGGTCGGTGGGCTGTGTGGTTGTCGAGATGGCCTCGGGCAAG CGACCTTGGGCCCAGTTTGACTCCAACTTTCAGATCATGTTCAAAGTGGGCATGGGGGAGAAGCCGCAGGCACCGGAAAGCCTCTCCCAGGAGGGACACGACTTCATCGACCACTGTCTGCAGCACGATCCCAAGAGGCGCTTGACGGCAGTGGAACTGTTGGAGCACAATTTTTGCAAG TACGGTCGAGACGAGTGCAGCAGCGAGCAGTTGCAGATGCAGGTTCGAGGCTCTTTCCGGCGGAATGTGGCGCCCAGCAGCTAA
- the Mekk1 gene encoding mitogen-activated protein kinase kinase kinase 4 isoform X2, whose product MRPRRVEYRVKPSRAQPVAGVRIGALEEDMPPDDELAAHYEAFGTTPPRTRLKIKNRDWERKQKVVNVTASADLPASVGGTPKKGMTRMARSRVLRRNTMDCALLNEMFVNEENKRTDKRLQSLLRDSEREMKNSLATTAVAPPRGNSFHEAAHPLESLDQIMPLSSEAMAPLPMRIASKVVESCNRYRCVSSRPIGYRSSAPPLAFAAQLPAGMLRSDGRATPGLGKRKDFHETFANLIKLGSVDRQDAKLSQEEHTWQTELKDLIWLELQAWQADRTVEQQDKYLFEARQGVSELLTHIINYKFQPRYRREPSLISLDSGIHSDSNSNASSPLPSKMCQGCMSLYCKDCMDHQELALREVEGMLTRLEAAEALYPSSQAMGALHPIYKSQSFVGRIKSMCLWYNITKQNKLKLSILGKILARLQDEKFSWPVCTSSYIATDSGSSSASGVENDDSAVNSMDSSKPPSVAGSASRKGCRNGSVTPCHKVQFMLNDTTHVPGETSSSNESASTEISQLSSECSHGHMRKGSMHDINIFSVEPLGTCSNNGTGEQSTGLYRKFIENVLKSRGLAKSLAFLHKLHNVALYKAHIALEKPGVGDLDYDLDAESIEEDVPRLDPQISREQVVELRTYGYWSEEAQSINLPSYIPTFVFLSGIPLQFMHEFLRMRLETRPVRPNPLSLEQLMKELREGLTLALTHRERYQRHITTALVENETEMGSYISILNHYDATVRKTFELYLEYIDQLVLVAVPEGNQKSVLEKEWMFTKLISPMIKGMHTLASQKFCGIISKLLRNISERLVKRTVELDQQIEGTSENEDNEEVKWKLLTICRETQSLLTVERERSIKVLFFAKTFCRDVETTDFHREHYEHDVANQQHDFICSDVKAAFKLLQQDVLQVRNKLTAIIEGVQKRCCLSNMRDLDEQDKQAVLSRTREILHQGYKFGFEYHKDVIRLFEQKIMDQKDSGAHTVDLALGIIAYAKMWMHFVMERCERGRGMRPRWASQGLEFLILACDPQITQHLDDDEFEALKQQMDRCISHVIGITSEPEKVAKKKASPRTRKTSSPATSRSRTPTRTPMSAGMVLNPNTPPLQSPPYNKLLHPQFSLKEDLLQQSGNTYSSVDSADYVDTPCQRSPNGELRLLVPQTPPTPASSGKGSIETTPLALRQERVRDAVNRLDMDLEDGLRERRLIGQVKSLNSSDKVHIRARSVHFRWHRGIKIGQGRFGKVYTAVNNNTGELMAMKEIAIQPGETRALKNVAEELKILEGIKHNNLVRYYGIEVHREELLIFMELCSEGTLESLVELTGNLPEALARRFTAQLLAGVSELHKHGIVHRDIKTANIFLVDGSNSLKLGDFGSAVKIQAHTTVPGELQGYVGTQAYMAPEVFTKTNSDGHGRAADIWSVGCVVVEMASGKRPWAQFDSNFQIMFKVGMGEKPQAPESLSQEGHDFIDHCLQHDPKRRLTAVELLEHNFCKYGRDECSSEQLQMQVRGSFRRNVAPSS is encoded by the exons ATGCGTCCCAGGAG AGTGGAGTACCGTGTAAAGCCTTCGCGGGCACAGCCGGTGGCTGGAGTTCGGATAGGAGCTCTCGAGGAGGACATGCCACCGGATGATGAGTTGGCCGCCCATTATGAGGCGTTCGGCACCACACCACCCCGCACCAGACTCAAAATCAAAAACCGCGATTGGGAACGCAAACAGAAGGTGGTCAATGTGACGGC TTCCGCAGATTTACCCGCCAGTGTGGGCGGCACCCCCAAAAAGGGTATGACCAGGATGGCTAGATCGCGTGTCCTGCGTCGCAACACCATGGACTGCGCCCTGCTGAACGAGATGTTCGTCAACGAGGAGAACAAGCGGACAGACAAGCGGCTGCAGTCGCTGCTCCGCGATTCGGAGCGTGAGATGAAGAACTCGCTGGCCACGACGGCGGTGGCTCCTCCCCGTGGCAATAGCTTCCACGAGGCTGCCCATCCACTGGAGTCCCTGGACCAGATCATGCCACTAAGCTCAGAGGCGATGGCTCCGCTTCCAATGCGGATTGCGTCCAAGGTGGTGGAGAGCTGCAATCGCTACCGTTGCGTTTCCTCACGTCCAATTGGCTACCGCTCCTCGGCGCCGCCGTTGGCTTTTGCCGCACAACTTCCGGCCGGGATGCTGAGGAGCGATGGAAGGGCCACGCCTGGATTGGGAAAACGTAAGGACTTCCACGAGACGTTCGCCAACCTGATTAAGCTGGGCAGCGTGGATCGGCAGGATGCCAAGCTGTCGCAGGAGGAGCACACCTGGCAGACGGAGCTGAAGGATCTCATTTGGCTGGAGCTGCAGGCCTGGCAAGCCGATAGAACGGTGGAGCAGCAGGACAAGTACCTCTTCGAAGCGCGTCAGGGCGTTTCCGAACTGCTGACCCACATCATCAATTACAAGTTCCAGCCGCGTTATCGCCGTGAGCCGAGTTTGATCAGCCTGGACAGCGGTATTCATTCCGACAGCAACTCCAATGCTAGTT CACCGCTGCCCAGCAAGATGTGCCAAGGCTGCATGTCCTTGTACTGCAAGGATTGCATGGATCATCAGGAGTTGGCCCTGCGAGAAGTTGAGGGCATGCTAACGCGACTGGAGGCCGCTGAGGCCCTTTACCCCTCTTCACAGGCCATGGGCGCCCTGCATCCCATTTACAAGTCACAGAGCTTTGTGGGCCGCATCAAGTCCATGTGCTTATGGTATAACATTACCAAGCAAAACAAGTTGAAGCTCAGTATTCTGGGAAAGATTTTGGCCAGGCTGCAGGATGAAAAGTTCTCTTGGCCCGTCTGCACTTCATCCTACATCGCTACCGACAGCGGAAGTTCATCTGCCTCGGGCGTGGAGAACGATGACTCCGCTGTAAATTCGATGGACTCATCCAAGCCGCCTAGTGTGGCAGGATCGGCTTCGCGCAAGGGTTGTCGCAACGGAAGTGTCACACCCTGCCACAAGGTGCAGTTCATGTTGAATGATACAACCCATGTGCCCGGCGAGACATCGAGCAGCAATGA ATCAGCCTCCACGGAGATAAGCCAGTTGTCCAGTGAGTGCTCACACGGTCACATGCGCAAGGGATCCATGCACGACATTAACATCTTTAGTGTGGAGCCGTTGGGTACTTGCAGCAATAATGGCACAGGAGAGCAGTCCACGGGGCTGTATCGCAAGTTCATCGAGAACGTGCTTAAAAGTCGGGGATTGGCCAAGTCCCTGGCCTTTCTCCACAAGCTGCACAACGTGGCGCTGTACAAGGCACACATTGCTCTGGAGAAACCTGGAGTCGGGGACCTTGATTACGATTTAGACGCAGAGTCCATTGAGGAGGACGTGCCCAGGTTAGATCCACAAATCAGCCGAGAACAGGTCGTGGAGCTGCGCACCTACGGCTACTGGAGCGAGGAGGCGCAATCGATTAATCTGCCCTCGTACATTCCCACCTTTGTATTCCTGAGCGGCATTCCGTTGCAGTTCATGCACGAGTTCCTGCGCATGCGTCTCGAAACGCGACCAGTGCGACCCAATCCCCTGAGTCTGGAGCAGCTGATGAAGGAACTTAGGGAGGGCTTGACCCTGGCCCTGACCCATCGGGAGCGATACCAGCGACACATTACCACGGCGCTGGTGGAGAACGAGACGGAAATGGGCAGCTACATTAGCATTCTGAACCACTACGATGCTACGGTGCGAAAGACTTTTGAGCTGTACCTGGAGTACATCGATCAACTGGTGCTCGTTGCCGTTCCGGAGGGAAACCAGAAGTCTGTGCTGGAGAAGGAGTGGATGTTCACCAAGCTCATCAGTCCCATGATCAAGGGCATGCACACGTTGGCCTCGCAGAAATTCTGTGGCATCATCAGCAAACTGTTGCGAAACATTTCGGAACGCCTGGTGAAACGCACCGTGGAGCTGGACCAACAGATCGAGGGTACTTCCGAGAACGAAGACAACGAGGAGGTCAAGTGGAAGCTGCTGACCATCTGCCGGGAGACGCAATCGCTGCTCACCGTCGAGCGGGAGCGCTCCATCAAGGTGCTCTTCTTTGCCAAGACCTTCTGTCGCGACGTGGAGACGACGGACTTCCATCGTGAGCATTACGAGCATGACGTGGCCAATCAGCAACACGATTTCATATGCTCGGACGTAAAGGCGGCGTTTAAGCTGCTGCAGCAGGACGTTCTGCAAGTGCGCAACAAGCTGACGGCGATTATCGAGGGTGTGCAAAAACGATGCTGCTTGAGCAACATGCGGGACTTAGACGAGCAGGACAAGCAGGCTGTACTATCGCGCACCCGTGAAATTCTCCATCAAGGCTACAAGTTTGGGTTCGAGTACCACAAGGATGTAATTAGGTTGTTCGAGCAAAAGATAATGGACCAAAAGGACAGCGGTGCTCATACGGTGGATCTGGCATTGGGCATCATCGCTTACGCTAAGATGTGGATGCATTTCGTAATGGAGCGCTGCGAACGTGGGCGAGGAATGCGCCCCCGCTGGGCGTCCCAGGGTCTGGAGTTCCTAATTCTTGCCTGTGATCCGCAAATCACCCAGCACTTGGACGATGACGAGTTCGAGGCGCTCAAGCAGCAGATGGATCGGTGTATTTCGCACGTAATTGGCATCACCTCGGAGCCCGAAAAGGTGGCCAAGAAGAAGGCATCGCCGCGCACTCGCAAGACCTCGTCGCCGGCCACCTCGCGCTCCCGGACACCCACTAGAACTCCCATGTCCGCTGGCATGGTGCTCAATCCGAATACGCCTCCACTGCAGTCACCACCGTATAACaaacttctgcatccgcaGTTCAGTTTAAAGGAGGATCTGTTGCAGCAGTCTGGAAACACGTATAGTTCCGTGGACAGTGCAGACTATGTGGACACTCCGTGCCAAAGGAGTCCCAATGGCGAGTTGCGCCTGCTGGTACCCCAGACGCCTCCAACGCCTGCCTCCTCTGGAAAGGGCAGCATAGAGACTACACCGTTGGCATTGCGCCAGGAAAGAGTTAGAGATGCCGTAAACCGTTTGGATATGGATCTAGAGGACGGGCTGCGTGAACGCAGGCTGATAGGCCAGGTGAAGTCCCTAAATTCCAGCGACAAAGTGCATATAAGAGCTCGTAGCGTCCACTTCCGCTGGCATCGCGGTATAAAGATCGGCCAGGGACGCTTCGGCAAGGTGTACACCGCGGTGAACAATAACACGGGAGAGCTGATGGCCATGAAGGAGATCGCTATTCAGCCGGGCGAGACGAGGGCGCTGAAGAACGTGGCCGAGGAGCTAAAGATCCTGGAGGGAATCAAACACAACAACCTGGTGCGCTACTACGGCATCGAGGTGCACCGCGAAGAGCTGCTCATCTTCATGGAACTGTGCTCTGAGGGTACCCTGGAATCGCTGGTGGAGCTGACTGGTAATCTGCCGGAGGCTCTTGCACGCCGCTTCACCGCCCAGCTGCTGGCCGGCGTGTCTGAGCTCCACAAGCACGGCATCGTGCACCGCGACATCAAGACTGCAAACATCTTCCTCGTCGACGGCAGCAATAGCCTGAAATTGGGCGACTTTGGATCAGCGGTCAAGATCCAGGCGCACACCACTGTACCCGGCGAGCTGCAGGGCTACGTGGGCACGCAGGCTTACATGGCACCGGAGGTGTTTACGAAGACCAACAGCGATGGCCATGGCAGGGCCGCCGATATCTGGTCGGTGGGCTGTGTGGTTGTCGAGATGGCCTCGGGCAAG CGACCTTGGGCCCAGTTTGACTCCAACTTTCAGATCATGTTCAAAGTGGGCATGGGGGAGAAGCCGCAGGCACCGGAAAGCCTCTCCCAGGAGGGACACGACTTCATCGACCACTGTCTGCAGCACGATCCCAAGAGGCGCTTGACGGCAGTGGAACTGTTGGAGCACAATTTTTGCAAG TACGGTCGAGACGAGTGCAGCAGCGAGCAGTTGCAGATGCAGGTTCGAGGCTCTTTCCGGCGGAATGTGGCGCCCAGCAGCTAA